In the genome of Halobacterium noricense, one region contains:
- a CDS encoding translation initiation factor eIF-2B, with translation MIDETAEEIREMRTHSSSVVAVKAARALGDLIDNDYPTVEEYVRALERNSNALRRANPSHASLVTTQRDIVERVRDAEPASVVEAKELTAAAIDDVVEAVEQAKHEAAATLAERVEDGQTLLTHDYSSTVLEALETAAQDGKHLDVYVTEARPRHLGRKTARTLAAIDRIDPTLIVDGASGYYLSECDRVLLGMDCIVEDTYYNRVGTYPLAAAANDTGTPVTVAGSSAKLVDEGFRFENDFRDVSEVIREPPAGFDVKNPAYDATPTRLLDSVVTDEGVREF, from the coding sequence ATGATAGACGAGACTGCCGAGGAGATTCGCGAGATGCGGACCCACTCCTCCTCGGTCGTCGCCGTGAAAGCCGCACGCGCGCTCGGAGACCTCATCGACAACGACTACCCGACCGTCGAGGAGTACGTGCGGGCGCTGGAGCGGAACAGCAACGCGCTCCGGCGCGCGAACCCCTCGCACGCGTCGCTGGTGACGACCCAGCGAGACATCGTCGAGCGGGTGCGGGACGCGGAGCCGGCGTCGGTCGTGGAAGCGAAGGAACTCACGGCCGCGGCTATCGACGACGTCGTGGAGGCCGTCGAGCAGGCGAAACACGAGGCCGCGGCGACGCTGGCCGAGCGCGTCGAGGACGGCCAGACGCTGCTGACGCACGACTACTCCTCGACGGTGCTGGAGGCGCTGGAGACGGCCGCGCAGGACGGCAAGCACCTCGACGTCTACGTGACGGAGGCCCGACCCCGACACCTCGGCCGGAAGACCGCGCGGACGCTGGCGGCCATCGACCGCATCGATCCGACGCTCATCGTGGACGGGGCGTCGGGCTACTACCTCTCGGAGTGCGACCGCGTCCTGCTCGGGATGGACTGCATCGTCGAGGACACGTACTACAACCGCGTCGGCACGTACCCGCTGGCCGCGGCGGCCAACGATACGGGGACGCCGGTGACGGTCGCGGGGTCGAGTGCGAAGCTCGTCGACGAGGGGTTCCGCTTCGAGAACGACTTCCGGGACGTCAGCGAGGTCATCCGCGAGCCGCCGGCGGGATTCGACGTGAAGAACCCGGCCTACGACGCGACGCCGACGCGGCTGCTCGACTCGGTCGTGACCGACGAAGGCGTCCGCGAGTTCTAG